Genomic DNA from Parvivirga hydrogeniphila:
GCAAGGAAGAGGCGTTCGAGGAGTTCAAGAAGTCGTACTCCTCGAGCCCCGAGATGGTCGACCAGCTGAGCGTGAACCCGTTCCCGGCCTCGCTGGACGTCGAGACGCACAAACCGCAAGATGTGCCTGCACTTGCTGAGAGCATCAAGGGGAACCAGACGTTCCTGAAGGTCTGCGACCGCCCGGACGACCCGGAGCGCTCCATCCGCTACGGCAAGGAGTGGGTGAACCGGCTGTTCTCGTTCACGCGCATCTTGAGGCTCGTGGGTGTGCTGTTCATCATCATGCTCGCCGTCATCAGCCTGATCTTCATCAACAACACCATCCGTCTGGCGATCTACGCGCGGCGCAAGGAGATCGGCATCATGCGGCTGGTGGGAGCGTCGAACTGGTTCATCCGCATGCCGTTCCTCTTCGAGGGGCTGCTGCAGAGCTTGGTCGGTGCGCTGCTCGCGCTCGGTTCGCTCGCGGCGTTCCAGCTCTTCGCGATGCCGCGCATCCAAGAGGCGGTGCCGTTCCTGCCGTTGTCGCTGCCCGCTGGGGCGGCCGCCCAGATCGCGGCGGTGCTGATCATCGGCGGCAGCATCATCGGTCTGGCGGGCTCGGCGTTCGCGCTTCGCAGATACCTGAAGGTGTAGGCGTTCACCATGAACAAGATCCTGAGCCGGGCGACGGTCGTCGTCCTCGCTGTGTCCGGCATCCTGCTTGCCTTCGCTGGCGGCATGTACGTCGGTAGGCACGCGCCTGCCGTGGACGTGCCCGTGGTGGGCGAGGCGCAGCCGACGCCGGTTTCGGCGGCGCGCGAGGTGCGCAACATCATCATGCGGGAGGCGCTGAAGCCGTCGAGCGACGAGTCGCTCGCGGCCGGCGTCGCGAAGGGCATGGTCGAGTCGCTCGGCGACCCGTACGCGATGTACTTCGACAAGCAGCACTACAAGTACTTCCAGGAGCAGACCGACGGCGCGTTTTACGGCATCGGCATCACGATCTCCGATCGCGACGGTCAGCCGTACGTCG
This window encodes:
- the ftsX gene encoding permease-like cell division protein FtsX; translated protein: MAINVGYFVKESVTSFRRNWVMSLGAVITIYLSLLLVGVSVGGSMIAGQIVKSVEQKVSIRIFLKDGAAPEDVSKLQADLQADPRVKTVKYTSKEEAFEEFKKSYSSSPEMVDQLSVNPFPASLDVETHKPQDVPALAESIKGNQTFLKVCDRPDDPERSIRYGKEWVNRLFSFTRILRLVGVLFIIMLAVISLIFINNTIRLAIYARRKEIGIMRLVGASNWFIRMPFLFEGLLQSLVGALLALGSLAAFQLFAMPRIQEAVPFLPLSLPAGAAAQIAAVLIIGGSIIGLAGSAFALRRYLKV